One Candidatus Acidiferrales bacterium genomic region harbors:
- a CDS encoding Asd/ArgC dimerization domain-containing protein: MPAENRPLRIAIVGASSLRGKELKLVVEERDFPGADISLLDTSLPPGTLAEAAGEVTFVKPMEPDSFAGADIVFFAGTGEEARANWKLAHDSGASIIDLTGALESVAGAAAWIPEMETLLPPPEPKGGRPAPQKIYSSPPPAVLIACALAAALQDSKPSRLAIVFFPPVSERDQRGVDELEKQTADLLMLHPFSQSVFDTQIAFNLLAGYGEASRPSLVEMRSEIAKRIAAYLSGRALIPAVQLIQAPVFYGYAFSAYAEFAAPLDAAKIEKALVGVGIHLAAKNDPSPTNVSVAGEERIQLARVERDANVPAGIWLWGVADNLRLAVVNAVRIAEELLAPKI, encoded by the coding sequence ATGCCCGCCGAAAATCGCCCTCTTCGAATCGCCATCGTCGGAGCGTCTTCGCTGCGCGGCAAAGAACTGAAGCTGGTTGTCGAGGAGCGCGATTTTCCCGGCGCTGATATTTCTTTGCTCGATACTTCGCTGCCTCCGGGGACGCTTGCCGAGGCTGCCGGCGAAGTTACATTCGTCAAGCCCATGGAGCCGGACAGCTTCGCCGGCGCCGATATCGTTTTTTTCGCTGGAACCGGCGAGGAAGCGCGCGCCAATTGGAAGCTGGCTCACGATTCGGGTGCTTCCATAATCGATTTGACCGGTGCGCTCGAAAGCGTCGCCGGCGCCGCTGCGTGGATTCCGGAAATGGAGACGCTCCTGCCTCCGCCGGAGCCGAAAGGAGGCAGGCCCGCGCCTCAAAAAATCTATTCTTCACCGCCGCCGGCTGTGCTCATCGCCTGTGCGCTCGCCGCCGCTCTTCAGGATTCCAAGCCCTCGCGGCTGGCGATCGTTTTTTTTCCGCCGGTCTCGGAACGCGACCAGCGCGGCGTGGACGAGCTTGAAAAGCAAACCGCCGACTTGCTGATGCTGCATCCATTTTCGCAGAGCGTATTCGATACTCAGATTGCCTTCAACTTGCTCGCCGGATATGGCGAAGCCAGCCGCCCGAGCCTCGTAGAAATGCGCTCCGAGATTGCCAAACGCATCGCCGCATATCTGAGCGGGCGTGCTTTGATTCCCGCCGTGCAACTGATTCAAGCGCCTGTTTTTTATGGCTACGCGTTTTCAGCCTATGCGGAGTTTGCCGCTCCGTTGGACGCGGCGAAAATCGAGAAAGCGCTCGTGGGAGTGGGAATTCATCTCGCCGCAAAAAATGACCCGAGCCCAACAAACGTTAGCGTCGCCGGCGAAGAGAGGATTCAACTGGCGCGTGTCGAGCGCGATGCAAACGTGCCGGCGGGAATCTGGCTTTGGGGCGTTGCGGACAACCTGCGTCTCGCAGTCGTGAATGCCGTGCGTATCGCCGAGGAACTTCTTGCGCCGAAGATTTGA
- the pssA gene encoding CDP-diacylglycerol--serine O-phosphatidyltransferase, which translates to MALIEMNSMDFEMTEPRTARNHKLRRGVYVLPSFFTVLNLLCGFYAVLETLGGGANDMDNAARAIGAAIVFDALDGRIARATGTNSEFGKQFDSIADVVSFGVAPAFLAFGWGVKGVVTGNSVIAPHIVQLGWLACFAFLVFCGWRLARFNIGMAGGSKYFVGLPTPAAAGAIAAVVHAMWNPIEDWRKSLVWALLVLMLAFLMASKVRYYNFKGVNWGRRRTSLAVVGMALIVAAIFRYSEVTLLTIATVYVLHGIVIEILRKLRLRSSSAQAA; encoded by the coding sequence ATGGCGCTCATCGAAATGAACTCGATGGACTTTGAGATGACAGAACCGCGAACTGCGCGCAACCACAAATTGCGCCGCGGCGTATATGTCTTGCCCAGTTTTTTCACCGTACTGAACCTGCTTTGCGGTTTTTACGCTGTTCTCGAGACTCTCGGCGGCGGCGCGAACGACATGGACAACGCTGCGCGCGCCATCGGCGCCGCAATTGTCTTCGATGCCCTCGACGGTCGCATCGCGCGCGCCACGGGCACGAATTCAGAGTTCGGAAAACAGTTCGATTCCATTGCCGATGTCGTCAGCTTCGGCGTCGCGCCGGCGTTTTTGGCATTTGGCTGGGGCGTAAAGGGAGTTGTGACCGGCAATTCCGTCATCGCGCCGCACATCGTGCAATTGGGATGGCTGGCCTGTTTCGCGTTTTTGGTCTTCTGCGGCTGGCGATTGGCGCGCTTCAATATTGGCATGGCCGGCGGTTCGAAATACTTCGTGGGCCTGCCCACTCCCGCTGCGGCCGGCGCGATCGCTGCTGTTGTCCATGCCATGTGGAATCCCATCGAAGACTGGCGCAAGTCGCTGGTCTGGGCTCTTCTCGTGTTGATGCTGGCATTTTTGATGGCCAGCAAGGTGCGCTACTACAATTTCAAGGGCGTCAATTGGGGCCGCCGCCGGACGTCGCTGGCCGTTGTCGGCATGGCCTTGATCGTCGCCGCCATCTTCCGTTATTCCGAAGTGACCCTCCTGACCATAGCCACGGTTTATGTCCTTCATGGAATTGTCATCGAGATCCTTCGCAAGCTGCGCCTTCGTTCTTCATCTGCTCAAGCCGCCTGA
- a CDS encoding phosphatidylserine decarboxylase family protein has product MVREGYKFAFPPLILGIALLALHWWWAGILVALGLFVLYFFRDPERQISADSDAVVSPADGRVMEIVDEPHSGKSGKRVSIFLSVFDVHVNRAPVGGKIARMEYTHGRFMAAWKGKASAENEQNLIAIETPGGEMHFKQIAGWVARRIVVWKKAGDEVKIGERVGMIRFGSRVDIWLPADGEILVQCGQHVAGGATQLARWRSSK; this is encoded by the coding sequence ATGGTCAGGGAAGGATACAAGTTTGCGTTCCCGCCGCTGATTTTGGGTATTGCGCTCCTGGCGCTCCACTGGTGGTGGGCAGGAATATTGGTCGCGCTCGGCCTTTTTGTGTTGTACTTTTTCCGTGACCCCGAGAGGCAAATCTCCGCCGATTCCGATGCGGTGGTTTCGCCCGCCGACGGTCGCGTCATGGAAATTGTCGATGAGCCGCATAGCGGAAAATCGGGCAAGCGCGTCAGCATTTTTCTTTCGGTTTTTGACGTGCACGTGAATCGCGCGCCGGTTGGCGGAAAAATCGCCCGCATGGAATATACTCATGGCCGTTTTATGGCTGCTTGGAAAGGGAAGGCGTCCGCCGAGAACGAACAGAATCTGATCGCTATCGAAACGCCGGGCGGAGAGATGCACTTTAAGCAAATCGCCGGATGGGTAGCGCGCCGGATTGTCGTTTGGAAAAAGGCCGGCGATGAGGTAAAGATTGGCGAGCGCGTGGGCATGATTCGCTTCGGTTCGCGCGTGGATATCTGGCTTCCGGCAGATGGCGAAATTCTGGTTCAGTGCGGTCAGCATGTGGCAGGCGGCGCGACGCAGCTGGCGCGATGGCGCTCATCGAAATGA
- a CDS encoding YdcH family protein, with amino-acid sequence MADLAQDVPGDLMSTDEEFRKLAQAHSQYEQQLTQLTRQTYLSSEDILLEAQLKKHKLRLKDQMQQLIARRRKEIPAR; translated from the coding sequence ATGGCCGATTTGGCTCAGGATGTTCCGGGGGACCTGATGTCAACCGACGAAGAGTTTCGCAAGTTAGCCCAGGCTCATTCGCAGTACGAACAGCAACTCACGCAACTGACCCGCCAGACTTACCTAAGTTCCGAAGATATCCTTCTCGAAGCCCAGTTGAAAAAACATAAGCTCCGGCTCAAAGACCAGATGCAACAACTGATCGCGCGACGCCGCAAAGAAATCCCCGCGCGGTAG
- the rimI gene encoding ribosomal protein S18-alanine N-acetyltransferase, translating into MNIPASKVPAALAITIREMQSSDADSVLTIQTQSIEAAQWPKKDYESLERAGFRGWVALVEDQVAGFLVVRLIAGEVEILNLAVAPNMRRRGFGESLLNAAITWAGQNGASRAYLEVRQKNHSAAEFYKAHGFHAIGMRPNYYFNPPDDAILLAAWVSRS; encoded by the coding sequence ATGAATATCCCGGCAAGCAAAGTTCCTGCTGCTTTGGCGATTACCATTCGCGAGATGCAATCCTCCGATGCGGATTCCGTATTGACAATTCAGACTCAGAGCATCGAAGCCGCGCAGTGGCCAAAAAAAGACTACGAATCGCTCGAACGCGCCGGTTTTCGCGGTTGGGTGGCTCTGGTGGAGGATCAGGTTGCTGGATTTCTTGTCGTGCGGTTAATCGCCGGCGAGGTCGAAATTCTGAATCTTGCTGTCGCCCCTAACATGCGCCGCCGCGGCTTCGGCGAGAGCCTATTGAATGCCGCGATCACCTGGGCTGGACAGAACGGTGCGTCTCGCGCATATCTCGAAGTGCGCCAAAAAAACCACAGCGCCGCGGAATTTTACAAAGCGCATGGCTTTCATGCCATAGGCATGCGGCCAAATTACTATTTTAATCCGCCGGACGATGCCATCCTGCTCGCCGCGTGGGTTAGCCGCTCATGA
- the tsaB gene encoding tRNA (adenosine(37)-N6)-threonylcarbamoyltransferase complex dimerization subunit type 1 TsaB — protein sequence MLLLAVDTATATGSLAVLRDGALLGLVSSNVSEGHSTRLFRHVDFLLAELQLKMEQFDVFAVAAGPGSFTGLRVGLTAVKAWAEVYAKPVVPLNGLEAVAAQASRCGHWKENGQNDDELLVAPVVRATRGQVCGALYNCRGSELKAVDRGQACSAEEFLAYIADHAKNRRVQFISPEPEVIQSALVRSKFFSAAVGHGVLKASPVLAPILGELAFQYASRGEFTDALRLDANYIQRSDAELAWKG from the coding sequence ATGCTTTTGCTCGCGGTTGATACGGCTACCGCAACCGGCAGTCTTGCTGTCCTTCGCGACGGGGCGCTGTTAGGGCTTGTTTCCAGCAATGTCAGCGAAGGCCACTCCACGCGTCTTTTCCGCCATGTGGATTTTCTCCTCGCGGAACTTCAGCTCAAAATGGAGCAATTCGATGTCTTTGCCGTTGCTGCCGGTCCTGGATCGTTCACGGGACTGCGCGTCGGGTTGACCGCGGTAAAGGCATGGGCGGAAGTCTATGCCAAGCCGGTTGTTCCTCTGAACGGCCTTGAAGCCGTGGCCGCGCAGGCTTCGCGATGCGGTCATTGGAAAGAAAATGGCCAGAATGACGATGAATTGCTTGTCGCACCGGTCGTAAGGGCGACTCGCGGACAAGTTTGCGGCGCGCTCTACAATTGCCGTGGGAGTGAGCTAAAAGCAGTGGATCGAGGGCAAGCGTGCTCAGCGGAAGAGTTCCTCGCTTACATTGCCGACCACGCCAAAAATCGCCGCGTTCAGTTCATCTCGCCGGAACCGGAGGTCATTCAAAGCGCTCTTGTGCGCTCGAAGTTTTTCTCCGCTGCAGTTGGCCATGGCGTACTGAAGGCTTCCCCGGTCTTGGCTCCGATTCTCGGTGAACTAGCTTTCCAGTATGCCTCGCGCGGTGAGTTTACCGACGCTCTGCGCTTGGACGCGAATTACATCCAGCGTTCTGACGCGGAACTGGCATGGAAAGGCTGA
- a CDS encoding CarD family transcriptional regulator, whose translation MDFKLGEKVVYPNHGVGVIEQISYGYLDGRSERYYMLKIVSSGLKVMVPQANIANVGLRPVIRSNEAGDVMSYLEKGRSASHHDWKHRFKENSERMRTGSLMEVAAVLKGLVSLSRTKPLSFREKKMLERAKHLLVTELATVRNTSEQAMETNLVRALAKARLQMPEALEKPEN comes from the coding sequence ATGGACTTCAAATTGGGCGAAAAAGTTGTCTATCCGAACCACGGTGTGGGGGTTATCGAACAAATCAGTTACGGTTACCTGGACGGCCGCTCGGAACGCTACTACATGCTCAAGATCGTATCGAGTGGATTGAAAGTAATGGTCCCGCAAGCCAATATTGCCAACGTCGGCCTGCGCCCTGTTATCCGGTCGAATGAGGCCGGTGACGTGATGAGTTACCTCGAAAAGGGCCGCTCCGCTTCGCATCACGACTGGAAGCATCGCTTCAAGGAGAATTCCGAGCGCATGCGGACAGGGTCGCTGATGGAAGTCGCGGCGGTTCTGAAGGGCCTGGTTTCCCTGAGCCGCACCAAGCCGCTCTCTTTCCGCGAAAAGAAAATGCTGGAACGCGCCAAGCACTTGCTGGTCACAGAACTGGCCACGGTGCGCAATACCAGCGAGCAAGCGATGGAGACGAACCTGGTTCGCGCTCTCGCGAAAGCTCGTTTGCAGATGCCTGAGGCGCTGGAAAAGCCCGAAAACTAG
- a CDS encoding hydantoinase B/oxoprolinase family protein — translation MSFDPVRLEIFKNLFHSVAEEMGGVLRRSAFSPNIKERRDYSCAVFDSAGEVLAMGDHMPVHLGSMPASVDAAIRAMELRPGDVALLNDPYAGGTHLPDLTMVMPVYLPRERKPMFYVANRAHHADVGGAQAGSMSLSREIFQEGIRIPPVKIFESDRIVRDVLELILANVRTRQEREGDLTAQVAACRVGERRLIEIVRKYGRRETNRYGRHLLDYSAKMMRATLRQIPGGTYRGEDFLDNDGVTDAPIAIRVAIRIRGDRAEVDFTGSSPECAGSVNAVKAIADSAVFYVFRCLVDDQVPATSGLLRPIKITAPEGTIVNARPPCAVAGGNVEASQRIVDTLLRAMAKALPHRIPAASQGTMNNLTFGGRDTRPGHNGEPFAYYETIAGGMGARPDRDGESGIHTHMTNSLNTPIEVFEHAYPVRVRRYGIRRGSGGAGKYRGGDGIVREIELLVPMQVGMLSERRRFGPYGLAGGANGATGKNEVVIGGRRTKVAAKGSFYAPAGAIVRIESPGGGGWAKSGVRKRKK, via the coding sequence ATGAGCTTCGATCCGGTGCGCCTGGAAATTTTCAAAAATCTTTTCCATTCCGTCGCCGAGGAAATGGGCGGCGTGCTGCGCCGCTCTGCCTTTTCGCCAAACATCAAGGAGCGGCGCGATTATTCCTGTGCCGTGTTCGACAGCGCAGGCGAAGTCCTGGCCATGGGCGATCACATGCCCGTGCATTTGGGCTCGATGCCAGCGTCTGTGGATGCCGCGATTCGCGCCATGGAATTGCGACCCGGTGATGTGGCTCTGCTCAACGATCCCTACGCCGGCGGCACGCATTTGCCGGACTTGACCATGGTGATGCCTGTCTATTTGCCGCGCGAACGCAAGCCGATGTTCTACGTTGCTAACCGCGCGCACCATGCCGATGTCGGCGGCGCGCAGGCGGGTTCGATGAGCCTTTCGCGCGAGATTTTTCAGGAGGGTATTCGCATTCCGCCGGTGAAGATCTTCGAAAGCGACCGCATCGTCCGCGACGTTCTGGAATTGATTCTCGCAAACGTGCGCACCAGGCAGGAGCGCGAAGGCGATCTGACGGCACAGGTCGCGGCATGCCGCGTGGGTGAGCGGCGGCTGATCGAGATCGTGCGAAAATACGGCCGCCGCGAAACCAACAGATACGGCCGCCATCTGCTCGACTATTCGGCCAAAATGATGCGCGCCACGCTGCGGCAAATTCCCGGCGGGACCTATCGCGGCGAGGATTTCCTCGATAACGATGGCGTGACGGATGCTCCGATCGCCATTCGCGTGGCGATTCGAATTCGCGGCGATCGCGCGGAAGTTGATTTTACCGGTTCGTCGCCGGAATGCGCCGGCAGTGTGAACGCCGTGAAGGCCATCGCCGATTCTGCCGTGTTTTATGTCTTTCGCTGCCTCGTAGATGACCAGGTGCCTGCGACTTCAGGTTTGCTGCGTCCTATCAAAATCACCGCGCCCGAAGGCACAATCGTTAACGCGCGGCCTCCCTGCGCCGTAGCGGGAGGGAACGTAGAGGCCTCGCAGCGAATCGTCGACACGCTCCTTCGCGCAATGGCGAAGGCTCTGCCGCATCGCATCCCCGCGGCCAGTCAGGGGACGATGAACAATCTGACGTTTGGCGGGCGCGACACGCGGCCGGGCCACAACGGCGAGCCTTTTGCATATTACGAGACGATTGCCGGCGGCATGGGCGCGCGTCCCGATCGCGACGGCGAAAGCGGCATTCATACGCACATGACGAATTCGCTGAACACGCCGATCGAGGTCTTCGAGCATGCCTATCCAGTGCGTGTGCGCCGCTATGGCATTCGGCGCGGTTCCGGCGGCGCAGGGAAATATCGCGGCGGCGATGGCATTGTGCGCGAAATCGAGCTGCTCGTGCCGATGCAAGTCGGAATGCTTTCGGAGAGGCGGCGATTCGGGCCTTATGGATTGGCCGGCGGTGCTAACGGCGCGACGGGCAAGAATGAAGTCGTTATCGGCGGGCGGCGGACGAAGGTCGCGGCGAAAGGCAGTTTCTATGCTCCTGCGGGCGCGATCGTGCGAATCGAGTCTCCCGGTGGTGGTGGTTGGGCAAAATCAGGCGTTAGAAAGCGCAAGAAGTAA
- a CDS encoding hydantoinase/oxoprolinase family protein: MAIDTGGTFTDCVFVREGELRILKVLSTPENPARAIADALEKIAVESDLADDGAFELTCGTTVGTNALLQGKAGRVALVTTAGFEDVLEIGRQARPRLYDFFVVRPKPLVPRERRFGLKERISAEGRPLFRPTRAELKRVVRAVTKSNVEAVAVCLLFSFANSSHEKQIAKQLRAVGFQVSASHEIFPEFREYERTATTVENAALLPVMSAYLNEIDRLAQRMSQRERRSASARVRVMQSSGGIISAAAAAREPVRTILSGPAGGALGAQYVAELAGFPRIITFDMGGTSTDVALIDGPLRMTNESEVAGLPVAVPMLDIHTVGAGGGSLARFDRGGALRVGPESAGADPGPICYGRGTRPTVTDAHLILGRIVPEGFLGGEFRLDRQRASDWMGRARGTMRTTEQFAQGILDVVETNMEKAIRVISIERGYDPRDYTLVAFGGAGGLHACGLAATLEIPRVLMPKFPGGLSALGILRADVSTDFSRTILLALQSLQDARGALRKEFAAIENQAVKEMRGEGFPAQKIKIERLLDMRYVGQAYELSVPADGDFIAAFHRAHDKRYGYADAARPVEIVNVRARAIGLTPKPSLEKIPNDSTDATGALMGESEVFFGGKPAKTRIYDRARLRAGNRLRGPAIVAEYSATTVVLPGWNVRADTYGNLVMERGT; encoded by the coding sequence GTGGCCATCGATACCGGCGGAACATTCACAGACTGCGTCTTCGTGCGCGAGGGTGAGCTGCGAATCTTGAAAGTGCTTTCGACGCCGGAAAATCCGGCGCGGGCGATCGCGGATGCGCTGGAAAAGATCGCTGTCGAATCCGACTTGGCAGATGACGGCGCGTTTGAATTGACCTGTGGCACCACGGTGGGGACGAACGCGCTATTGCAAGGCAAAGCGGGGCGCGTAGCCCTTGTCACGACGGCAGGATTTGAAGATGTGCTGGAAATCGGCCGTCAGGCGCGGCCACGACTCTACGATTTTTTCGTGGTCCGTCCCAAACCGCTCGTGCCGCGAGAAAGGCGCTTCGGCTTGAAAGAGCGAATCAGCGCCGAAGGCCGCCCACTTTTCCGCCCAACGCGAGCCGAACTGAAACGCGTGGTCCGTGCAGTCACGAAATCCAATGTCGAAGCCGTAGCCGTATGTCTTCTTTTTTCTTTTGCCAATTCCTCGCACGAGAAGCAAATCGCAAAGCAATTGCGCGCCGTGGGATTTCAAGTGTCCGCGTCGCATGAAATTTTCCCCGAGTTTCGCGAATACGAACGCACGGCCACGACAGTTGAGAACGCGGCGCTATTGCCGGTGATGAGCGCGTACTTGAATGAAATCGATCGTCTGGCGCAGCGCATGAGCCAGCGCGAGCGCAGAAGCGCGAGCGCGCGCGTGCGCGTGATGCAGTCGAGCGGCGGGATCATTTCGGCGGCGGCGGCGGCGCGCGAACCGGTGCGCACAATTCTCTCCGGCCCGGCGGGTGGAGCGCTGGGAGCGCAATACGTCGCCGAGCTCGCCGGTTTCCCGCGCATCATCACTTTTGACATGGGCGGGACTTCCACGGACGTCGCGTTGATTGACGGTCCGCTGCGTATGACGAACGAGTCGGAAGTCGCCGGCCTTCCCGTCGCGGTTCCCATGCTCGACATTCATACCGTCGGAGCGGGTGGTGGGTCTCTCGCGCGGTTCGACCGCGGCGGCGCGTTGCGCGTCGGGCCGGAAAGCGCGGGAGCTGACCCAGGCCCCATCTGCTACGGCCGAGGAACGCGGCCAACGGTCACGGACGCGCATCTGATTCTCGGCCGCATCGTGCCGGAAGGTTTTCTCGGCGGTGAATTCCGTCTGGATAGGCAGCGCGCCAGCGACTGGATGGGCCGCGCGCGCGGCACAATGAGAACGACGGAGCAATTTGCGCAGGGAATCCTCGATGTTGTCGAAACGAATATGGAGAAAGCCATTCGCGTCATCTCCATTGAGCGCGGCTATGATCCGCGCGATTACACGCTCGTCGCATTTGGCGGAGCGGGCGGCCTGCATGCTTGCGGACTCGCGGCAACGCTCGAAATTCCGCGCGTTCTGATGCCGAAATTTCCCGGCGGCCTTTCGGCCCTGGGCATTCTTCGCGCTGACGTGAGCACGGATTTTTCGCGCACGATTTTGCTTGCGCTCCAATCGCTGCAAGATGCGCGCGGGGCACTCCGGAAAGAATTCGCGGCGATCGAAAACCAGGCAGTGAAGGAAATGCGCGGCGAAGGTTTCCCGGCGCAAAAGATCAAAATCGAGCGGCTTCTGGACATGCGTTACGTCGGCCAGGCGTATGAATTGAGCGTCCCGGCGGACGGAGATTTCATTGCCGCATTTCACCGCGCGCATGACAAGCGCTACGGCTATGCCGATGCCGCGCGGCCCGTGGAAATTGTAAATGTCCGCGCGCGAGCCATTGGGTTGACGCCGAAGCCATCCCTCGAAAAAATTCCCAATGACAGTACGGACGCGACCGGCGCGCTCATGGGCGAGAGCGAAGTGTTCTTCGGCGGCAAGCCCGCGAAAACGCGAATTTACGATCGCGCGCGCCTTCGCGCCGGAAATCGCTTGCGCGGCCCGGCGATTGTGGCCGAGTACAGCGCGACGACGGTCGTCCTCCCGGGGTGGAATGTTCGCGCGGACACGTACGGAAACCTGGTCATGGAGCGCGGCACATGA
- a CDS encoding WD40 repeat domain-containing protein: MSSRLKRETREITRSQPGAITILSSPLVVRGLREFPQTSRWSIKQAFTGPHSHLCISKHGYVAGYSAATRELSQRVEIADLELSAAATVISVPDEPFIARPDFPGSFAWDPAGRFLVGASGTWQPELHFFDARVGRSAGRFGPFRVFPAHLCWAESGKYFAAASDGSENGALMLWMAGDSPEEFEELCQLDSGSFPDLSSPQEEPGDQGQFWGFGATAFRPDEKALATVLEFEGDWSDDTIAIVRVPTLETIARFDTTGHTTDLSWSSDGRLVLFCASGQAYSLDVANENVASLPFAAELCVCHPTLPLCAFYNSWLKNSARGRIFVADLQRNAILEECWADGIASLCWSHDGQMLYAAAQDGTAYLFERPLA; encoded by the coding sequence ATGTCCTCGCGCCTCAAACGCGAAACGCGCGAGATCACGCGCAGCCAGCCCGGCGCGATTACGATTCTCTCGTCGCCGCTTGTCGTGCGCGGCTTGCGCGAGTTTCCGCAGACTTCGCGCTGGAGCATCAAGCAGGCTTTCACCGGGCCGCACTCGCATCTCTGCATCTCGAAGCACGGATACGTGGCGGGATATTCCGCCGCGACGCGCGAATTGAGCCAGCGCGTGGAAATCGCCGATCTCGAACTCAGCGCCGCAGCGACGGTAATCAGCGTTCCCGACGAACCTTTCATCGCGCGGCCTGATTTTCCGGGTTCTTTTGCCTGGGACCCTGCGGGGAGATTCCTCGTGGGTGCGTCCGGAACATGGCAGCCCGAACTGCACTTTTTCGATGCGCGCGTTGGCCGTTCCGCCGGCCGTTTCGGTCCTTTTCGCGTATTTCCCGCGCATCTCTGCTGGGCCGAGAGCGGCAAATATTTCGCCGCGGCATCGGACGGTTCGGAAAATGGCGCGCTGATGCTGTGGATGGCGGGAGATTCGCCGGAAGAGTTCGAAGAACTATGCCAGCTCGATAGCGGAAGCTTCCCGGATCTTTCTTCGCCGCAGGAAGAACCCGGCGATCAAGGGCAATTCTGGGGATTCGGCGCGACGGCCTTCCGTCCTGACGAAAAAGCCCTGGCGACGGTCCTGGAATTCGAAGGCGACTGGTCGGACGATACCATCGCAATCGTCCGCGTGCCGACGCTCGAAACCATCGCTCGATTCGACACCACCGGCCACACGACGGATCTTTCGTGGTCCAGCGATGGCCGCCTGGTTCTTTTCTGCGCTTCCGGCCAGGCCTACTCTCTGGATGTGGCGAATGAAAACGTCGCTTCCCTGCCCTTCGCCGCGGAGCTTTGCGTTTGCCACCCCACGCTTCCGCTTTGCGCGTTCTACAATTCGTGGCTCAAGAATTCCGCGCGCGGCCGCATCTTCGTGGCGGATTTGCAGAGAAACGCAATTCTGGAAGAATGCTGGGCCGACGGAATCGCCAGCCTGTGCTGGAGTCACGACGGCCAGATGCTCTACGCTGCAGCGCAAGATGGCACGGCGTATCTCTTCGAACGCCCCCTCGCGTAG
- the tsaD gene encoding tRNA (adenosine(37)-N6)-threonylcarbamoyltransferase complex transferase subunit TsaD translates to MKTRILGIESSCDETAAAVVADGVKILSSVVASQVDIHRKYGGVVPELASREHLRQIVPVVREAVSQAGLTLGDVDAIGVTQGPGLVGALLVGLTYGKVLALSLGKPLIAVNHLEGHVHAVLLEAHAAGRAPKLPAMCLIVSGGHTLLYRVETRLSAAENGARQFVYERIGGTRDDAAGEAYDKVAKMLALGYPGGPIIDKLAAHGNASAVRFGAAKMRGNPYDFSYSGIKTAVLYYLRKRPEFQPEIDARQQSLARGERSADALRALSGQATLDLIASFQHAVVEDLVGRTLAAAEQFAVESVLVSGGVAANRQLRVRFEEESQKRSMEVFFPSRALSTDNAAMIAAAAYPKFAAGERADATLNAQPNFPLGFSAHAKPAAQ, encoded by the coding sequence GTGAAAACGCGAATCCTGGGGATCGAATCTTCATGCGACGAGACGGCCGCAGCGGTTGTTGCTGACGGTGTAAAGATTTTGTCGAGCGTGGTCGCCTCGCAAGTGGACATTCACAGGAAATATGGCGGCGTCGTGCCGGAGCTGGCGTCGCGCGAACATTTGCGGCAGATCGTGCCCGTGGTGCGCGAGGCCGTGTCGCAGGCGGGGCTCACGCTCGGCGACGTGGACGCTATCGGTGTGACGCAAGGGCCGGGGCTGGTCGGCGCGCTGCTTGTGGGGTTGACGTACGGCAAAGTGCTCGCGCTTTCGCTCGGCAAACCGCTGATTGCCGTAAACCATCTGGAAGGCCACGTTCACGCCGTGCTGCTCGAGGCTCACGCTGCTGGACGCGCGCCGAAATTGCCGGCCATGTGCCTGATTGTCTCCGGAGGGCATACGCTGCTCTATCGCGTGGAGACACGGCTGAGCGCGGCGGAAAATGGCGCGCGACAGTTTGTGTATGAGCGCATCGGCGGGACGCGCGATGACGCGGCCGGAGAAGCCTATGACAAAGTGGCGAAGATGCTGGCGCTCGGCTATCCCGGCGGGCCGATTATCGACAAGCTCGCGGCGCATGGGAATGCGTCCGCTGTGCGGTTTGGCGCGGCCAAGATGCGCGGCAATCCTTACGATTTCAGCTATAGCGGCATCAAGACCGCGGTGCTTTATTATTTGCGGAAGCGGCCCGAGTTCCAGCCGGAGATCGACGCGCGACAGCAATCCTTGGCGCGCGGTGAACGAAGCGCGGATGCGCTGCGCGCGTTGTCAGGCCAGGCGACGCTCGATTTGATTGCAAGCTTTCAGCACGCCGTCGTGGAGGATTTAGTTGGGCGGACACTGGCGGCGGCGGAACAGTTCGCGGTCGAATCTGTGCTCGTCTCCGGCGGCGTCGCGGCGAATCGCCAGTTGCGCGTGCGGTTTGAAGAAGAATCGCAGAAACGCAGCATGGAAGTGTTCTTTCCAAGCCGCGCGCTTTCGACCGACAACGCAGCGATGATCGCCGCGGCCGCGTATCCGAAGTTTGCAGCCGGCGAACGCGCGGATGCCACGCTCAATGCCCAGCCGAATTTTCCGCTCGGATTTTCGGCGCACGCCAAGCCAGCCGCTCAGTAA